From Toxotes jaculatrix isolate fToxJac2 chromosome 1, fToxJac2.pri, whole genome shotgun sequence, a single genomic window includes:
- the nhsb gene encoding Nance-Horan syndrome protein, whose product MPFAKRIVEPQLLCRHQIPNDEGLLFEDLCAISNVVLSRTLRQLSDLARHACSLFQELENDIISTNQRVWVLQNKIGQIQQTASALDPKKEAVPVSNLDIESKLSVHYQAPWHQQHNMFHPCTRPPCLEELHRNAQLSLRALHRDEQQHQRSTSRERNRVTISISVAPPMPTFPSPHTIRRQQRSRLARAQERAERERELDYQPRKERTVRETEIQTMQRKERPGREADVPTIQRKFECFYSLHHIERCIFIPWNRKATSTGEGESGEVLGGHRAKASAPNATSTQDKQTNWSKENLPPSDQKATADSHAISSCIIPINVTGVGFDREASARCSLVHSQSVLQRRRKLRRRKTITGIPKRVHQDMDSDESPVARERTVIVHANPHQLSLCQEDLSISGRLHHTRDSGCQTDDFLIACTAAPSRRRIRAQRGHQGIPASLSHSTGNISSLGDQSDSTYTSTAAHGGRLRSRSLPREGGRLMDSDEDDDDNYDDDDEDEELSPYETEDFIPAGPSPRMKMMMMKDEEESTDDQAAPEPLQLGSLKRLQRSGERDRGGGGGGSPEHSWMERGRSRLPRKADMGSCEISSSSDTFSSPIHSVSTTGVLGSHVDHKEDHQSSSGNWSGSSSTCPSQTSETIPPPSSPPLTGSSHCDSELSLNTVPNAIDEGFSLDPSYHSDLRPQGQGHRSSSFTSSATDQLDDAGVSTASEGEWTYPPDQDQTDPDQDPDQTQNLSQSHGLAQEYSSKQGLEAQTCFSDKTSNTEKEPGSHYPSDAEGFYPSSVHFGECNQSYRGYMYNYADPGPDCSQSNTVAAPLSHGVYPQPSADFKGGTMTLGRTCRPLRKSKVKPPPPKRTSSLKETSSSVDVGTDTQADQDQPKTVSEQEFTLSSTDMKLELELELGGAPEPLQTSCLVAEPLGTWGMGLGETVDIVEPMSFSSADTHSFKDEGAVQSDYADLWLHNTELKSSNGEYTSMSNSSTATGTTVMECMKSPDSSSSSTETQTQVLAQASETRATSPPLPPGDFKLGSPEKLAGLASPSSGYSSQSETPTSTLPSSSAAFFPGPLSPSTGKRKPKVPERKSSLSSLQHFPRDGVSISSGYKRDPDFPPPPSQLDLNVLHGGYVRHTLSHRTHHMHTLHHSKHRVANVLATGTKLLVPETSNNNQPPSSNSSSTITSSNLLPITSSAHRSVQLHSVSQSTDSATTTDQETASGVETATRPKCPPSGSTLAPPPINTRPLPPRRPPPRPPGHDHTSSPEHSQPPPPGRHPDGPPSYESLLLRQDRYGPGTFWAMTAFRTRMDPSSDLSDDSSPLHRPVPRAPHPSPVDLHTHIHSHTEFRGLTHSTHAHSEFRVLGERSFSQDDDDDEDEEEEEEEQVKEPPRALCSRGGMRSDHPPPPAYEFAGGSHSDSGPWASPVKVPGTTMETSHPYLISDARKGGQAEQEEEEEVTSGATRSAHQQQLQESKDDSTTPDTEDYFSKDSTPSDNSLSPLTDDTKVDDDIIITSPNKTRTTEDLFAMIHRSKRKVLGRKDSGDLHVKSRLCPTALVTPGNISNVITPPAPPLNIPATIATAAGSQRAPVPIYRSAKKSTTSNEEFKLLLLKKGSRSDSSYRMSATEILKSPITPKIPGESLQEGPIRQAEEPPSTPQEPPISSLDPIQIPGLFPRANSESFTPKTLPMSAASRQGRSRIPPVANSSRYSTRSRLYTAPMQAISEGETENSDGSPHDDRSS is encoded by the exons CGGTGTCAAACCTGGATATAGAGAGCAAGCTGTCAGTTCACTATCAGGCTCCATGGCACCAACAACACAACATGTTTCACCCTTGCACCCGACCACCATGTCTGGAGGAGCTGCACAGAAATGCTCAACTCAGTCTCAGAGCCCTGCACCGAG ACGAACAACAGCACCAGAGGTCCACCAGTCGGGAGAGAAACAGGGTGACCATTTCTATCTCAGTGGCGCCCCCTATGCCCACCTTCCCCTCACCACACACCATTCGCCGGCAACAGAGAAGTCGCCTGGCACGAGCG caagagagagcagagagggagcgagagttAGACTATCAACCCAGGAAG GAGAGGactgtgagagaaacagagatccAGACCATGCagagaaaa GAAAGGCCGGGAAGAGAAGCAGATGTTCCAACAATCCAAAGAAAG TTTGAGTGCTTTTACTCACTTCACCATATTGAACGTTGCATCTTCATCCCATGGAATAGAAAG GCTACCTCGACAGGGGAAGGCGAAAGTGGCGAGGTCTTGGGAGGCCACAGAGCCAAGGCTTCAGCCCCCAATGCTACCTCGACCCAGGATAAACAGACGAACTGGTCCAAGGAAAACCTCCCACCATCAGATCAGAAGGCAACTGCAGATTCTCACGCCATCTCCTCCTGCATTATCCCCATCAATGTCACAG GTGTTGGGTTTGACAGGGAGGCAAGTGCTCGTTGCTCTCTAGTCCATTCACAGTCGGTTCTTCAGAGGAGAaggaagctgaggaggaggaagactaTCACAGGAATACCCAAAAGAGTACATCAGGACATGG ACTCAGATGAATCACCTGTAGCAAGGGAACGCACAGTGATTGTCCATGCCAACCCGCAccaactctctctctgtcaggaaGATCTCTCAATCAGTGGCCGCCTCCATCACACTCGTGACTCTGGCTGCCAGACAGATGACTTCCTTATAGCAT GTACAGCGGCTCCCTCCAGAAGGCGCATCAGAGCTCAACGTGGCCATCAGGGAATCCCTGCCTCTCTGTCCCATTCAACGGGCAACATCTCCTCCCTTGGTGACCAGTCAGACTCCACGTACACCAGTACTGCAGCCCACGGTGGACGCTTGCGCTCTCGTAGCCTCCCACGAGAGGGTGGACGTCTGATGGACAGTGACGAGGATGACGATGAcaattatgatgatgatgatgaagacgagGAGTTGTCACCATATGAAACAGAGGACTTTATTCCAGCTGGCCCAAGTCCAagaatgaagatgatgatgatgaaggatGAGGAAGAGAGCACAGATGACCAGGCAGCTCCTGAGCCACTGCAACTTGGAAGCCTAAAAAGGTTGCAGAGATCtggggaaagagacagagggggaggaggaggagggagcccGGAGCATAGCTGGATGGAGAGGGGCCGTTCTCGCTTGCCCCGCAAAGCTGACATGGGCAGCTGTGAGATCTCATCGAGTTCAGATACTTTTAGCAGCCCTATTCACTCGGTGTCTACAACGGGAGTCTTAGGTAGCCATGTGGACCATAAAGAGGACCACCAGTCGTCAAGCGGGAACTGGAGTGGTTCCAGCTCAACCTGCCCATCTCAAACATCTGAAACCATTCCCCCGCCCTCTTCTCCACCACTGACAGGCTCATCCCATTGCGACTCAGAACTGTCACTCAACACTGTGCCCAATGCCATTGATGAGGGATTTTCCCTAGATCCCTCATACCATTCTGACCTCAGACCCCAGGGCCAGGGCCACAGGTCAAGCTCATTCACATCCTCAGCCACAGACCAGCTGGACGATGCAGGGGTTAGTACAGCCAGTGAGGGGGAGTGGACATACCCTCCAGATCAAGACCAGACTGATCCCGACCAAGACCCTGATCAGACCCAAAACCTGAGCCAGAGCCATGGGTTAGCCCAGGAGTACAGCTCCAAACAAGGTCTAGAAGCCCAAACGTGTTTTAGTGACAAGACCAGCAACACTGAAAAAGAGCCTGGCTCTCATTACCCATCTGATGCAGAGGGTTTCTACCCATCTTCTGTGCATTTTGGGGAGTGTAATCAGAGTTACAGAGGATACATGTATAACTATGCAGACCCAGGACCTGACTGTAGTCAATCCAACACTGTGGCCGCACCACTATCCCATGGAGTTTACCCCCAGCCCTCAGCCGACTTCAAAGGAGGTACTATGACTCTGGGGAGGACCTGTCGTCCACTGAGGAAATCGAAAGTCAAACCTCCACCACCCAAACGGACTTCCTCGCTGAAGGAGACCAGTAGTAGTGTTGATGTTGGAACGGACACACAGGCAGATCAGGATCAACCAAAGACGGTTAGTGAACAAGAGTTTACCTTGTCTTCCACAGATATGAAGCTAGAACTGGAGCTAGAGCTTGGAGGTGCTCCAGAACCCTTACAGACATCTTGTCTAGTGGCAGAGCCTTTGGGAACTTGGGGAATGGGACTGGGTGAAACTGTGGACATAGTAGAGCCCATGTCCTTCAGCTCTGCAGATACACACTCATTTAAGGATGAAGGTGCTGTGCAATCTGACTATGCAGACCTGTGGCTTCACAACACTGAGCTGAAGTCCAGCAATGGTGAGTACACGTCTATGTCAAACTCAAGCACAGCCACAGGCACTACTGTCATGGAGTGCATGAAGTCACCAgacagctcttcctcctccacagaaACCCAAACCCAGGTCCTTGCCCAGGCTTCAGAGACCAGGGCAACTAGCCCACCTCTCCCACCTGGAGACTTCAAACTTGGGTCACCCGAGAAGCTGGCTGGCCTGGCCTCACCATCCAGTGGTtattccagccaatcagagactcCAACATCAACCTTGCCCTCATCTTCAGCAGCGTTCTTCCCAGGACCTCTGTCTCCCTCAACTGGCAAAAGAAAGCCAAAAGTGCCAGAGAGGaagtcttctctctcttccctgcaGCACTTCCCCAGAGATGGAGTTTCCATTTCCTCTGGCTATAAGAGAGACCCAGACTTCCCACCTCCACCTTCCCAACTTGATCTCAATGTTCTTCATGGTGGCTATGTCAGACACACACTATCCCATAGGACACATCACATGCACACGCTtcaccacagcaaacacagagttGCAAATGTGTTAGCCACTGGAACAAAATTGTTGGTCCCTGAGACCTCAAATAACAACCAGCCGCCAAGTTCAAACTCTTCTTCAACAATTACCAGTTCCAATCTATTGCCGATAACTTCATCTGCTCATCGGTCAGTGCAGCTCCATTCTGTTAGCCAATCTACAGACAGTGCTACCACTACAGACCAGGAAACAGCAAGTGGGGTAGAGACTGCTACAAGACCCAAATGTCCTCCTAGTGGTTCTACTCTGGCTCCACCACCTATTAACACTAGGCCTCTCCCTCCTCGTAGACCACCTCCCAGACCCCCAGGTCATGACCACACCTCCTCCCCTGAACACTCACAACCACCTCCCCCTGGCCGCCATCCAGACGGGCCTCCATCATATGAAAGCCTGTTGCTCAGACAGGACCGCTATGGACCTGGAACCTTCTGGGCCATGACAGCCTTCAGAACCCGGATGGATCCATCGTCAGATCTCTCTGATGACAGCTCACCTTTGCATCGGCCTGTGCCACGTGCTCCCCACCCTTCGCCTGTggatctacacacacatatccactcGCACACAGAGTTCAGAGGGCTCACGCACTCAACTCATGCACACTCTGAGTTTAGGGTTTTGGGGGAGCGCTCATTCTcccaggatgatgatgatgatgaagatgaggaggaggaagaggaagagcaggtcAAAGAGCCGCCAAGGGCTTTATGTTCCAGAGGAGGCATGCGATCGgaccaccctccacccccagcGTACGAGTTTGCTGGGGGATCCCACTCAGACTCAGGGCCCTGGGCTAGTCCAGTCAAAGTGCCTGGTACCACAATGGAGACATCGCACCCTTACCTAATCAGCGATGCAAGGAAAGGAGGACAAGCAgagcaagaagaagaggaggaagtgacatCAGGTGCTACCAGAAGTgcccatcagcagcagctacaggagAGCAAAGACGACTCTACCACTCCTGACACAGAGGATTATTTCAGTAAAG ATTCCACGCCCAGTGATAACTCGCTCTCCCCTCTGACGGATGACACCAAAGTGGATGATGACATCATTATCACGTCACCCAACAAGACCCGTACTACTGAGGACCTGTTTGCCATGATACACAG ATCCAAGAGAAAGGTCCTGGGCCGTAAAGATTCAGGAGACTTACATGTGAAGTCTCGCCTCTGCCCTACAGCACTAGTGACCCCTGGTAATATCTCCAACGTCATCACCCCGCCAGCCCCTCCTCTCAACATCCCAGCCACCATAGCCACTGCTGCTGGATCACAACGAGCCCCTGTGCCAATCTACCGCAGCGCTAAGAAGTCCACCACCTCCAATGAGGAGTTTAAACTCCTGTTGCTGAAGAAAGGTAGCAGGTCTGATTCCAGCTACCGGATGTCAGCAACAGAGATTCTGAAGAGCCCTATCACCCCTAAAATCCCAGGGGAGTCCCTCCAGGAGGGGCCCATTAGACAGGCTGAGGAGCCACCATCCACACCCCAAGAGCCCCCCATTTCTAGCCTGGACCCAATCCAGATACCAGGCCTTTTTCCCAGGGCCAACTCTGAGAGTTTCACCCCCAAAACTTTGCCTATGTCAGCTGCGTCTCGACAGGGACGTTCTCGGATCCCTCCTGTAGCCAACAGCAGTCGCTACAGTACACGCAGCCGCCTCTACACGGCCCCCATGCAAGCCATTTCCGAAGGGGAGACAGAGAATTCAGATGGGAGCCCCCATGATGACAGATCATCCTAA